The sequence atacatagcttctaatttgatttttttttaatttattacttaacttGCAATACATACCGGAGGCATTCGACGTTTGCTATTAGCACTTCAatgccaaaatatattttaaccataAAGACTCATGCAAAAACTCACAATCACACGCATTCAGCCAACTTAATTTCCGGACAAAGTCGAGTGCTTTGTTAGCATCTGTTATCGTGTTTATTATGAAAACGTTTGCCGGGGTATAATTAATAACGCCTGGTTCTAATCTAGGCTGTGGTATATCAAGACGAGTATATTGAGGTAGCTTTCCGctcctaaattaaaaaagaataacaacATAAGTCTGTTTCTCTTTTTCAATTCATCTTATTGTAATAGAAAAATCTATACAAATTCGTTTACCTCACAtccttttttcttttaaatatagactTTAAGTAATCCGGATGTTGATATTGCTTTCCAAATAGTAAAAATAGAAAATCATAGTCACATTTGCGACCATTTGATAGATATATGTGTTTTTTACGTCTACAATcacatataaaaattgtatatagagTTTTCTTGTTTGATTACTGTTTGTCATTTATAGACAGCGGTGTGTGGATGTTTCCAGTGAATGTGTTTACATTCGCGTaggttcaaaatcaaaaataattctcTGAAGAGAGATCAAACCAAACAATAATCACGAAAAAATTCACGCTACTTCAAGGGTTTGGGGAGTTAGTTAGAGTTAGCATATTAAATAAGTAGATGACATCCGTACACCTTAGAAAACTTTGTCaacacaaataatattcttaCTTATCAATCTCGACCATTGTCCCTTGAATGACATGCACATAATACGTATATGGAACGCTTTTAAGGTATTTATCGgaatttgtgtaatatttttggaaCATCATTTCAGAGAGTGGATTTGTTTTTCTCGTGTATGGTAAACCATTGGGCGACACTAGAGTCACATTAGTGAAAAACAAATAAGAACACGAATCACTGAAAAACGAGAGTCTTATTAAAAGTTACTCTgtgttaaagtaaaaaaaacaagtgaacaagacattcgtagataatgtcgaaatatcgagctccaccaaataaaaataaaaaacatggtaaatatcccgttttaaatactgttagtaataaaaataaccatgttaatttaaaatcttatataaaaaaaacatttatcaagTATTTTTGAGAGTGTAATATGAGAAAAGCTTGCTCTGAAGCTTATCGCATTATTAGCACGATACCTGCCTTGGTAGTCCAACAGGCAGTTATTAgactatttaacttttatattccTTTCCTATATAACAATATAGGAAGAATAtaagaagaaggtttatatatagaatttggTCTACCTGAAAAGCAGCGTATTAAGAAATGCCATAGCAGTTCTCGAAGCTCCAATGATAAGAATTCTAGcgttaatattgatttttggaACACTTGTTAACTTCTTGCTTATAAACCAGCTACTAAATGCCAttctgttaattataaaaacattgaaagtaAAAACCTCTTTAAAAACAAGCCTTTGTACAAATGtgctaaaaaaatactctaaaacttttaatgtaaacttataacttcatttcacatttgacacAATTCATACGATATAAAAACTTGTCGCGAGATTCCCTTGTTTAGATACACAAGTAAATTTTACGATTACCCTTTTCAaatttacaagtatttaaagtacaaataatGATAACATAATGTTTAGTAAATCTTACACAGTATTGGAAAGTTTGCGGATCCGTCTTAGTTCTGGCGtagatatataaacaatttttgaaCTTCTTGGCATAAGAGGAATCATAGAAGCAGCTAATGAATTCGCTTTATGTGTTAccttaaattatatagttataaaaataatacatttaaacatgacaaataaacaaaattactgACCCATTTATTTCTATATGCAGTTAACCACATCATAGCGTTCGATCCAGAAAGCCTTATCATATCTCTGGCGAAGAACCTGTAATGAGGTTCGAATACGGGATACACTAAAACAGCTTTTAGTGTGACTAAGCCGCAGTCCAAACCTTGACTGGTATGGTATTTGTGGATCCGATGCGAATCCAggttaaatttaatacgaatgAAATCTATTTGTTCTGGtttcctaaaaaaaatttacagtgATCAGTATTtctgtcatatatatttaaatgttgtttcatatatatttgataatatatagcATTATGTATTGCTGTGAAACAAACTCACTCTAATATACCAACACCGATAAGTGTGACGCCACTCAGTAACACGTAGCACTGTAGGTCACTTTTGTGAATAATAGTATTTTCTACAGTCCATAATGTCTCTTTTCCGTCTAAACTCCTCAAGAGTTCAGCAATTTGAGGTACGTCGATTAACTCTGCCCTACGAACCCTTAATTTGctacaaaataaaagtgaatttagttaatttaaccCAGCAgcgggatatttacaggctattatgactttttttattttataaactcaaTGAACAACAGACTAGGCTTCTActcaaaaatatgataaatattcttaaaaaaaacctgAGCACAGAACTCCGATGAGCAACATAAAGAGCGTAGTCTGTTGAAGTTTCTTCTTTAATGGGAACGAActgtaaaacaattattttgtcttCATTTCGTTGggagtataatataaaacagataTCACCTgactatttttgaatttgttgCGAaccataaagttaattatttacacGAACTAAAATAACTATCTACCATTTACATTTCTAAGAGGATCTTCATCTCAGATCTTTATGTATGGGATATGTACAAAatgattaaacaaaataagaaataattacacAGAAATGCTCAAGTAAATGGAAACTCTTATCTTTACACGGCACCCGAATAACGCAATAATCGTATTCCTTCATAATTTCAAATGCTGCTTCTAGCAAATGGAAGGCTTGTCTGAAAATAAGCCAATTTCATATTGATGagtaatttaaatgtacaattattattattttgtatttaactttAGTAACTCTTGACCGATTTCTGACATGGAGACGTATAGAATATGAAGACACAATATGTTTCTGTCTAATCCTACACTCTACGGAAATCAGCTGCTATGAGATTTTTAACGGAAAAACGTAATAACATTCTGCCAATTCGGCCCCTACTACTAAACTCAGAACATAGGGATCTTCACCTCTATAAGCTagacaatgtaaaaaaaaatcatataatttttgaaaaaaaaattgattcattatttttaaattaattatataatacctaCGTCTCATCCACATCTTCTCTAAATGCCAACAATTCGATCATAAAAGCATTCGGATCACCAGCGAATGTTTGCAATTCATTATTTTGGTTGCTTTTATTTCTAAGTATAGAAGTTCTTCCTGAAATTCAAGGTTATCGTACAatatacaacaattaaaaaatatatatacaaaaaaatatattttgtaattacgcTTCACTCTATCTTGAATCTGCATTGGACGAGAATGCCGAGGTCCTTCATCTTTATTAGgcctgtattatttattatatttattaataaataagcgaTTATATGCAATAATGGTTAGAGGGCTACGCATTTAGAAGAATGGgacagtatttttataacagcacatattacagaaaatataccacaaataaataaaaataaaacttaaatagaagaaataaaatatttgtatatttttttttcaaggttatattcaaattttacactaatatttcttgtatttgATGATTTGAGACTAGGCTCGTCTCATTCGGGAAATGCAAAAAATCCGGGCGCCACGCGTTGGCGTTGGGGCGGTCTCACCGATGATGGTCAAGTATTAGCCAATAAGCAGTGGtcaaataagttaaaaacaataaataataataaaacaataaactcaCAATAAGAATTCTGAAGACAGTACTTCCGGTACAGTCAAAAGACGATTATCGATATTAACAATTTCGTAATCAAAGGGATCGTCATCTAGAAGGTAATTCACAAATGATGGATTGGTTGCAGTTGATGGTGTTGGAGAATTTAGTTCCCTTTCGCTGTCTTCGGAATATTGATTCCTGTAATAAAAATGATCGAAACTTTTCCGCATAGCTGATTTCCGGTCAAAATTAACTTTACTGTGCGTTTTAGTTTTGCCAGGTACTTTCTTTATTGACGGCGCCTGTTGGACAAATCAAACTCTGTAGATAATTATGGGTTATgttattaggtataaaaataacgatatatttacaacattaacTTCGTCCATATCTGGCTGCAGTTCGTGATATGGACTCCATTTTCCAAGCATAATTGGctctctataaaaaattaaactattgaaTATACAGAgcaaattcttaattaaaacgaactaagaggaaaaatataatgatagacTTTACGTTTTCAAAagctattatttacttataataaaaaagcaagCTTACCCAAAAGTATTTAGTAAAGTATTCGATcgcttatatttttctttttctaaagCTGTCGGTTTTCGTAGACCATGAAGGGGTCCAAGTTCATAAGTATTTTGCAGCACATCATAATTCATCTTGGAGTTCAGGCACATGACTCCAACTGCTTGGTCTtggtactaaattaaaatatgcttaGAAATAAGCAAAAAAGTGTACAGCCAaacttattaagtattatatatcataatttatacaaacttacATCAGCAACAATTATTGTTCTATCCATTTCTGGATGGCGCCCGATAATTTCACTTATATAAAACTCGCCATACATTTCTTGTAATTTGGGACAATTTTTTCCCAGAATATTTACTATATCATCATTGTCTTCTTCTCTATATCATAACGTTATTATTACTGTGGTGTAATATACGGTATAacagagccgaaatggcccagtgattagaacgcgggcatcttaaccgatgattgagggttcaaacccagcaatgggaaatttacaggctgttaatgttaatataaatgaaagaatAGAAACTGTGGaacaatattgatataaaataaaaactataattacatCGCATCGCAGAAATGATATTGACTTTCAGGCGCAGTGTCTGCAATTGCTACCACACTAGTACCTACTGGGCCTTAAATATCTTACGGACATGCAAGTTTTCCTCTGTTAAGGAGACATCTGGGGGTTTTCTGACCACGATGTAGGTTTCGTTTAGATGTTTTCTGTGCCGCTatgcacgaaattaattatagtgATACTTGTCCGGGTTTTAAACCgcaatattctaattaattcaTTTCAGTTCTATGTACTGTCACCAGTCCTAGTATCCAGGTggactatacatatataagcgtaaattattaataacaagataaataagttaataaaataaactaacaccGCTcgacgtatttttaatttaggacAAAAGTCATTACGTATCGCAGTGTAAAGGTACATAAGATTTTCGGtaccattgtttatttttggcttgaatttgtatatattgcgcttcttaaatgttttatatctgGACATCCAACCTGTgtatacgtaattttatttaaaaatgaaaaacacatTAATTTGCAATTATGTCGTGTTGtctcgtattttaaaatatatacgagtatattatatttaaaaaacaaatcaacgtgaattttcattttgaacTCTTTTCAgatgttccttttttaaatatctttcctatataaattcaaaacgcgattttttaaaattaaaatgttgtaaaagagATTAATCCGCCCGAAAATTACGACCATTAGTATGGGTAATTTGATATAACTGTAGTTCTAACagataaactaaactaaaactcGGGCTCAACAATCGAGGTAATTTCTGCAAATGCCAAGCGCCATCATTTAGAAAAGTCCTCTGCGTACTCTAACCCTATCGTAAATATAACCGTAAATcgtaaataaaagaatataatagttttatgtatCTATTGTCAATGAAAATAGATGTACAGAGTGTGAGGGCTCTGTCTAGAAtagtaactttttattatttttctttgttactGGGTAGGAGAGTGAATACCCAACTGAGACTTAAGTTAGATATTTGATAATGGGATTACAATTAAGAGCTGAGAATACGCACGTCATCTATCCATAGATAACTACTATTATATTCGGGTACTAGCATACATTAGTATCGTTATTAATAtcgtaataaacaataaaatataatactcaaACATCAAATAGAACACAAACTTAAAAATTGCCATAGTACTCATTTATTCGCAGTTTAGTAGTAAagtattaaatcttataaatttatttttataaaaaatatcaaaatacctTCTGGGCAACCAGGCGGCACGACCAACACGATGTTTAAAAGGTAAACGTCATTACGGAATATCGACACAAAAGCTTCCTCGATGAAAATATCCATGACGGCATCAATACAACACATGAAATGAACGAACAAAGTATTTctggataaataatattttctgaaataCATAATTGCCAAATACTAGTGTCAAAAAGATAAACATTTGTTGTTTAACGCTTAGAACAATTAAATTGTTGTAAACATTGGCACGTCCCCGCCAATAATTTCTCGTATTAAGAGTGTCAGATCGCAGGACTGGACTCGATGAACCTGATGATTGTCGTCAATTTCAAAAAAAGCCGAACGATTCGGTATAGCGTGCAAAATTAAAAGCAGATGATAAAGAGTTATGCAGCGTTGCATTTTGCGTGCTCTTATCATGAAGACACCAAGAAAGAAACCAAGTATCATTACGGCATGTCAGTATAGTGAGCACGCGCCTTTATTTAagtgttatattttgttaagtataataattataaagatatattaacactacacaattaaaaaaacacgttTGACTGTAACAAATTTTAGCAATATTTCATAGCACTACTAAAAATTGTGGGCTTTAATTAATATGCGattgtaaataaagtaattttgaaaCAAACTGAAATAGATTCCGTATCCATGTTTCCCAATCCGAAGGATCGACTCCATTTATGTTTGGATGGTCACAAAGCGCCATGAACCCTATCActtcctttttattatttatcatgcaTATTGACAAAGTTGATAATTCTctggaataattattaaaactcaCACAAGTTATACTTAAGGTTTAGTAAATTAGCAAATTCTCTTATTTCatttttgctatttaaaaacaaagagtaactaatgaaactaactaaattacttatcaatTCTTATcaatagaaatacatttaaaatcagCAATAGTTTTGGAAGattcaatgaaataattgttttgcttgaaaaatacatttgattgtatgtaaaaatgcgttacataatttttatactaacaTGACAGATCAATACTTACATCAATTTCCCGATATCAACATTATCAAAGAGCCGTTCAGTATGTTTGAGATTTATTATCAACTCTATATCATGCTTATCACCTTCTACAGCTCTTCTGAATCTTCTACCATTTGGTCCTACTTTAAAGTCGAAAAATATAGACATCTTGACTAATGTTCATTACACTTTATTACCAAAGATTCAGCTTCAAGTTGGTTATGATTTCAATGAAACGCcaaataaaactatgaataatatattacaaccataatttacaaattcaaattattccaaattacattatatcgaaaattatcatatattaatgtGCATAAAAATAGTGAACCACACGTGCTAAGACATCTTCAAATCATACAATACTGACCAGTATTAAGTACATCTCACAAACGAACAGTTAAAGCTGCCAGGACAATAATTACTGAGTATTATCAAGTAAAtagtatgaataaaaataaaaattatttgatggTATTTCGTCATAACTTTAATCGGTgactttaaaacttttatcaatCCAGTTATTCTAAACTATGATACTATATAAAACACAACTAAAACGAAAATTATGTCCAACTGAAAATCTTCAAAAACATATGAAActacgtaaaaaatatactattcatAACATAatctattaacatattaaattacctCAATACAATGTCAATTAAacctatcaaatataataataataataattgtgacacatacaaatggaatattttaaCTGGTATGTCATAAATCAACATTCGATTTTTGTTCTAAAAATCTCACTTATGTCATTGATTGTCCACATATCTTAGTACAttactatttgtaataaaagGAGCACagcattgtattaaaatatgcgTACATCATCATGTCGAAGCGCATCATATGAGGGGTGGGAAGTTTTTGGCTCGCATTAAATGTGAATGCGACTTAGACCGGCTAACGTTGTTTGGAGTCGTCTTTAAGGACATACTGGTGGCTGTGTTTTGTCTCTGAAGGTTCACTTTGTTCGCGCTGAGGGGAGCTCGGGGGGTCGCGAAACCATCATTATTCAACTTCAAGGCGGATCGAGTTAGTCTCGTGGGCGTACAGAGGAGATTACTCTTAGGCGTCATTGGCATATTCACGTGTTGTATATTCTCCTTTCCGATTTTAGGCGTCAGTGGAGTGGGATtcgtttttaaagttttttttgggGTCTCTTTTCTCTCTTCTAAGGTTTGAAAAATGATAGTCGGTAAGTTTACTTCGTGGCCTTTGTTGTTAGCCATCGAGCTTCGACTGATCTGTTTTTCGTTAATGCCGTCctattgatgataaaatatattattaattaattaacattaatttgttaCGTACAAACTATAGTAGTCTAGTCATTAAATGAAATGCTTATAGCGATTCTGAAAATGATAAGGACTGAGCATATCTTGTTCATAATAAATCATCAggatattcttatatttaatttacacctaaattaaaccaaatataagactaaaaatgttatacatattttgattgCTGAACATACATCCGTTAACCTCTCCTCCTTCAACTTTAATGAAATCCTTCGGTCAAAAGACACGCATTTAAGATTATCTTAGAGCAATGAGGTCACCTTGAAGTCAGTGTATGTGGTGAGAAGCGTGGTCTCCATAAGCGGGTCTGTGGCGCGAGATTCGCCCGACAGCGCACCGCCAGTCGACCGCCGACCGCCGCTGCGACGACGACCGAGCGACTGAGGACGTTAagacatatattaaaaacaacatactacaaatataagaaatcgttatgtttaaaaatatttttaatttaccactTTTAAGTTATGACTATTGATTTGGCTTTTTGATTATTGATGAAATATGTACACACGATGCATTTTGTGTAATTGACTCACGGTTCGCTTGTGTTTGAGAATGCTGCCGTTAACGGTGGCCTTCGGAGTCTTCTTGCCCTCCCCGCCGTAGTCTAGTTTCCGTTTGGCGTGCTCCCCCTTGCCCTCCGCCACGGCGCGTGCCGCCAGCCGCCCGCTGATGCGTCTGcaaattggtattttattatattagtgcaGATTATCCATTAGCAGAGATTTTGATTATAGCAAAAccaacattgtttattttttatttagattttttatgcacctttttttattatttcatactaaaataacaaaagcaaTTTACTAATGATGTCCGGGTactttaatctatactaataataatgtacaaatttCTGCCATATAGacgactatattttttttttacagaaacaaGAAACAATTTTCGCATATACAAATTATTCGAATAAGAGAATAATAAAAGAGAGAGATAAATTTCTTAttcaaaacattaacaaatCAATAATACAAGATAAGATCTAATTTCTAATTTACTAATTACGTAAGAATACAATTcagtataataattactaaatagaGCAACTAAATAATTACACTATAATTAACCAATTTAATTGGGCAGCAACTAGTTATGGATTGTTCTACAATAACAACACTTCTCATTCCCTCTACTtatgtaatgtataattaaCTTTTAGCTACGTGTCAATAATCAAACTTGCCTGCATGACGTGAATATTTTCACTTCATTAAGTTACAAACGAGCGCTGAAATAGTAGAAGGGATGACAAGTATTTTTGTATCAGagcaagatttttaaattttcaacaataaactgctaaattaatattcctttttacATAGAAGTACGACTACACAGTGAGCATGGCCATTCATGTTTTACATAGTATGAGATAAAAGTTAAACATATCAACATACTCAGACTGAACACCATTTGCACGGACAGTTTGCTGGGGAATGCTGGGAAAAGTATAACAGATAGTACACTAAAAACTTTATGTGGGAAAtagattagaaataaataatattacaaaaaaatattattatagtcaagTTGTTCACcattattagttaaaattttatatttctatagttatagatattaaattatgattaaagaaatgtgtttttcttttaaaagtttGCTGTTGCTATCAATCTGTATAAATCAATGAATCCTTTGCTTACCTCTTTACAGTCGATATAGCAGATCTCTTGAGCGCGGACAGATTGGAGGAGAGAGTGGTGACGGCTTTTGCAGCGCTGCCCGTGATGAGTTGACGCTTGTTGGGGGGTCTAGAAGTCAAAAGAACTGCTTACACTGACTAAACACTTGTAATTAACATGCATTGATGGTGAGAGGTTCTccgattttaaacatttatttatttttatcaattagtaCTATTTACATGCAAAATATTGAAATGTGTAGGGAGTAGCTATCATTAATTGAAAtgacatacaataaaatttattaaactattcaTGCAACAATTACTATTTGATGTAAACCCacctatttaagtttaaaaattaataataaatggaatagtaaattttatatgttttcataaaaattaaaatcaatgttatttGCCTTTTGGTCATGTctcatgtataatattttatccattATCAATTTACAATTCAGAATTTTCTGATcagtttaaaatttcaaatacctAACAGTAACTTAATAAATAGCTCATCAGTAGACCGAGacatatatcaataaaacgTGATAATAAAATACCTGTTCTTCTCGACGGTGGCGGCTAAGCCAGCAGCTGTGCGATTTCGTTTGCCGAGAGGGGAAGTTGCAAGCGATCGGAACAGTGGGGTGGTAGGGGTGAGCGCCTGCTTGCGAGCCGACAGCTTGTTATGACGCTCCTATATAAGATGtacaatgtgtttattttaaaatattaattatgtcctAATAAAGGAGCAATTATCTAtgtgaacaaaaataataaaaaataatccaaagtatattttaccaataaaataaatgtattttttaatttatataataaaggaggaataaaaattattgattgaATATGGCATAAGATTTATATCTTCCAACAAACTTTCATTACATTCTCATTTTGTaagacttatataaatatataataaaaattaattagtgtTTCCAACTAACCGCTTTTCTAATCTCCCACTCATCTTGTATCAACTGCAAAAGAGGTTTTCCGTCCACAGTGAAGGTGGTGCCTGTCTTAGACTCGTATTCAGTGACCAAGTCTCGAATCTGTGCTTCGATTTTAGGTAACTGtcaaaaaaaagaatattattaaatacttgcaAAAAAAACAGTGTGTCCATGTTTATaagactaataataaaatattttcaagtttcAAAATGCACTGTCTGAaggtgatttaaatatataattgaaaatttccATTGTTCACTGTAAAACTTTAGTACATATTGTTTTTCATTCTTCAAAAACAACCTTCTCTCCTTTTAAGAAAATGATTATATTCCACCTGTGGCAGACATTCATCCCCAGCATGAGGTGAATCATAAACACACATAAAGCACCTGATAGTTTAGT comes from Vanessa tameamea isolate UH-Manoa-2023 chromosome 15, ilVanTame1 primary haplotype, whole genome shotgun sequence and encodes:
- the LOC113399639 gene encoding LOW QUALITY PROTEIN: cilia- and flagella-associated protein 61-like (The sequence of the model RefSeq protein was modified relative to this genomic sequence to represent the inferred CDS: substituted 1 base at 1 genomic stop codon), with the translated sequence MSIFFDFKVGPNGRRFRRAVEGDKHDIELIINLKHTERLFDNVDIGKLIELSTLSICMINNKKEVIGFMALCDHPNINGVDPSDWETWIRNLFQKYYLSRNTLFVHFMCCIDAVMDIFIEEAFVSIFRNDVYLLNIVLVVPPGCPEGWMSRYKTFKKRNIYKFKPKINNGTENLMYLYTAIRNDFCPKLKIRRAVEEDNDDIVNILGKNCPKLQEMYGEFYISEIIGRHPEMDRTIIVADYQDQAVGVMCLNSKMNYDVLQNTYELGPLHGLRKPTALEKEKYKRSNTLLNTFGEPIMLGKWSPYHELQPDMDEVNVAPSIKKVPGKTKTHSKVNFDRKSAMRKSFDHFYYRNQYSEDSERELNSPTPSTATNPSFVNYLLDDDPFDYEIVNIDNRLLTVPEVLSSEFLLPNKDEGPRHSRPMQIQDRVKRRTSILRNKSNQNNELQTFAGDPNAFMIELLAFREDVDETQAFHLLEAAFEIMKEYDYCVIRVPCKDKSFHLLEHFCFVPIKEETSTDYALYVAHRSSVLSKLRVRRAELIDVPQIAELLRSLDGKETLWTVENTIIHKSDLQCYVLLSGVTLIGVGILEXVFTLKAVLVYPVFEPHYRFFARDMIRLSGSNAMMWLTAYRNKWVTHKANSLAASMIPLMPRSSKIVYISTPELRRIRKLSNTVMAFSSWFISKKLTSVPKININARILIIGASRTAMAFLNTLLFSDSCSYLFFTNVTLVSPNGLPYTRKTNPLSEMMFQKYYTNSDKYLKSVPYTYYVHVIQGTMVEIDKRKKHIYLSNGRKCDYDFLFLLFGKQYQHPDYLKSIFKRKKDVRSGKLPQYTRLDIPQPRLEPGVINYTPANVFIINTITDANKALDFVRKLSWLNAYKILVYGASKHVYCCLATLIEMKIPTENIIFIEPFPSLHIRKMRVSLFCNSYVDKTVCELLDNLKIKIYRSYYFHAWHMDVDNLVTQVDFLSQFHLLQLKCSALFYYGTRGVNEQAFFAINKSGMAYDGGILIDHQCRTKDPSIYAAGPATRYYRRYYAEAMRQKYYDAYEVGAKLGSQIRDLLDPLFKETPMEMGKKGKGSIKCVSFDSSSINTKETVDISESINTKTSYQSSDLEEFQKIPTFKKPHVTQFMLPGGLQYLEVRSPGMKVPHHYVQSLQYNGIVMETFKNGYFKLRMSNDLIVDGITCLTPEKISLENFKNLYGLSSTVLNNVYLRYTVRIFSINYNLPLLFS